The DNA window TTGATCTTGAGCAGCATCACTCTTATCACCGGCAACGTCTTCAGTAGCAACATCGTCAGCAGAACTTGGATCCTCCCCGTCAACTGTCAAAGAGGAAATATACCACAAAACAGTTATGTTTCAACGCAGATCTGAACTTTATAGAATACAAGAAATGGACCTGTCATTTGCACATACCTTCAGAACCATCTCCTGGAGCATAAGCTGAGCGCCTTGATCGAGCCTGCTGATGAGTTGGCTGAATACCAATGTAGGTAGGACCCCAAGACAGGGTACAGAAAACATAAAGAGCAATATcagcaaagaaattaaaatttcaaaGAGATGCATAGGAAAATGCTCATTGCATTTTATCATTTATTCACCATGTAATGTGTAATGGATCAGAAAATCACATTCCCTGTTCAGATCACATGTTtcctaaaaaaaactatattgTAAACCTAATGAAAGGGACTTCCACAATGCTTACAAACTATTACTTCTGTTGAAGTAAGTTGCATAGCACATTTGTGTCACTGCATAGACGTGTTCTGCACAACAAAATCCATTCTTCATGATTGTTCTGAAATTCAACCTCAGTCTATTTGGCGGTTCAAAATTATTACAAATACAATAGATACATTGTGTCAACCGCACCAATGCATAAATGAATAAACTTAGTCTATATTTGGATACTGACTTAAGTTTGATTGAACTAACTTAGATTAGGAAGCATCGTTTGGAAAAGCAGCCCAACCGCTGTTTTCATTCCGAACTAAGTTTGATCTACTTTGAAGGCTGAAATTGTTCATATCTTGCTGTGCAAAAATAAGTTGGGGAATTCGATAGCAATCAAAACACACTAAGGGCCATTTAGATTTTCATATTTGAGCTTACTAACTGATATAAAACACTTGTGAGACTATTCGgtagaacttatgaaaataagttaTGACAAGTATATAAGTTGTTTCCAACTTATTTTCATGAGCTCTCAAGTATAGCTTATGAAAATAATGCATATATGAAATcaatttgactttttttttttttataattttttattataaaaatagctTATACATGAAGAATTATATGATAAGCACTTGCAGTATAAGCGTTCATTTTAGTTATTTATCCAAACAGGCCAAGTATTTAAGTGAACACGAGTGAAAAAGTCAACGGATAATTTTACCTGCAGTTTTGGACGGAGTGCTTCAAGTGGTCCTTTAGGCTTTTGTGCTCCTTGCTATATGAGTAATCATAAACAGATAAGACAGAGATGTCAGGCATCCAAATGAAACATGTTGAAGGTTACATCGAAAACTTTAATAGCATAATGACCAGAAAATACCTTCCCCAAAGCCCAATCAGCAGAATCAAAATAAGCACGTTCATGATCCTGTCAAAAATGAATTTATTCATGAACAAAAGTCAGTTCAAAAATACATTTCACACAGACACATATATTGTCAAATGATATAGCAATACAGGAAACGAAACGTTGAAGAAGCAAGAGATAAAGAAAAAAGACCTTGGATATTAGTGGAGGCTTCTTTGGCAATCTCCCTCCATACTTTTTCTTTACAGCGTCTTCCTGCAGGAATGGATTTTCAGCAAATGATATATCGAATCATAACAATATATTGTGAGATTTAATGCGAAGAATAACCATAAATGAGGTAAGAAACCCTTTATAATGCTTCCCCAATGCTTGAGGAGTGATTTCAGTAATATCTAAGCTTACAAAAAACTTAGTACAACAGATTTTCACCAacatatgaaaataataatatcttGAACTGATGCAAAAACTTAATTCCAATCCAAACATTTCCTTTAGATGTAACATAAATCGTAGGCCTGTATCAAGGATCCTTTAACTTAATTTTAAGTTCCAATCAATTCATTTATCTAGATTAAGAAAAGTCCTTCATCTTTTATAAATGACAACAGCGTAGGATAAATAGCTATTTCCCGACAAATGCTGTGAAAATATGAAATTACCGGTTTGAAACTTCAAATCATGTTAAATAACCTGATGAATTTTTCCCTAAATAGTCAATAAGGTTTGCACAAGATTTAAAAACACAACCTGGGTTGTGTGGAGTTAACAAATTTGATACATTCGGCAGATTTGTAGTTGTTGAATCCAGATCAAATGATCTAAAGTTCAAGTTCAGTAAGTTTAATTTAAAAAGATCAAAATCTGCATTAAATTTGAGCTGGTCCAATCTCGATCTAGATATgctgaattttttttgaaagctCGACTAATTAAGAGGAGCAATCCCATCGTCCATCGTCCACGTGCAGGGAAGCCATTGAAAGCCAGATCATGGCTATGTATGGACTCTCCCAACAATGAAATTGTTAGCACCTAGCGGAAACCTCATGCTTTTAGAGGAGCATGAGACCTTGAGATTCGAGGAGCATACTCTCCGGACTCAAGCCTTTACCACGGACTCAAGCCTTTACCACAAATATGCTAAATACCTGGATGCGCAGTTTCTAAAAACACTATCATAGACCTATCTTTTATATCAATATCAATGAAATTAATATCCAGATACATTTATTATTCAATGAAACAGTAAagataacttaatttttttaatccaaTAACATAAAGAACAACCAACCCCAAGAAATCTAACATTCTCAAACTACAAAAAACTCATTCTTGAAAAATAACAACGATGAAGCAAAAAACAATTACCTCTTGTTGAGAAGAGGGCATTGAGTTTTCATTATCTGCAACTTTCTGAGAATCTTTGAGATCATCCccagaattattattattatcacagTGAACTTGATTGTTCACATCCTCAATATTATCACCATCTGCCATTGCTTAATCTCTCTTTCTACATAGATACCAAAATCAATTGTAAGATTCAAATACGGATCAATAAATTGAGTATGATGAAACGAAACGTGATTAAGGATATGAAGAAATTGCATCGTTACCGTAATGCAAGAAATGGAGTATTGAAATTGCGATCTTGGTTTGAGTGAAAGGAGAAGGAAAAAGTGAGAGATTGCTATGTGACGAGCATCTCGAACTGCGTTGCGACAAAGTCACGATATATTTATAGGAACTAACTAGAACATACATAATGAtcaatcaatattattattaaataaaagtaTTTGGATCTTGCAACTAGTTGCAAATGAAGTCGGCAAAATAAGAGTATATATATTTTAGAATATATGATGAAATTTTAATTATGCCCTCTGATTTCGGAGATGTAAATCAGGAAGCACATTTTTTTTCCCCTAAAATTTGTATGTTTTTGGAGTCTCATCTATGGAAGTATTAGAAACATAATAAACGTTGAAAAACTTCAAATTAATTCAGTTCAGGAAATGTTTTTTAGATATATCTACGAACGTGTTAAAAACAGAATGTTCCGTAGATATACCTACGAaacattctgttatattttaaatcaacagcGTTTCACTTCAAAACGCAAATTTTTTAACATCAAAATATAGTACATCAAAGTAGTGTAATGTAAAGGCAATGGTATATAGTACACAAAAAGAATAAATCGTTTAAATCATCCAAATAGTGTCATACATAAAGTACATCAATCTAATAAACATACAACCATCAAAATAATCAGCATGATCAATACTGTGTGTCCCAGACAACATCTTCATCCTCTCCTTTGCCTCTCGCGCCacctgtaacgaccgtttttctttaattatttatttatgtgaattaattgtgcattatgtgttaattatatgtttaattgattttatgttgttttatttgggaattattagtaataatataagatagtaagtgttgttgataattgggcctaagtcggtattagtaagtgaggggtgttagttagagcccattagtaatttaagatagtaagggtttaactaaaacaagggttttagaggaaatagaaattagaagttcattttggggttttggtgaaagaagaagagagtagagtgaagagaaagaggagaatctcaaggttgaagctagagttgtcttcaatccaaacctaaggtaagggtgggattctttcatgctaaagggatgtatgataaTGTTTTGGGTGAGATTTAATTGaatgttgcatccatggaagttgtgtagaaattgaatagagattgttagggtttatgaacaattgcttgatttgatgatttgaaatgtgtttaaattgatgttatgatgttataagacccataatatgtgttgtatttgtgtttataccatgtactctgtgattgttcgtgatgtttgatgttttccaacttgattgggttgagtttaggggtttttggatgggtttcgtatgctgttttctgtgtttggggttttctgaaaatcgccagttcgcgtcgCGAACCCTTGGCAGAAACTTTAGAAAttctggatctgctcagttcgcgccgcgaccccttgttggcgccgcgaactgcttggcagaaagttgggaatttttggattcgctcagttcgcgccgcgaaccctgttggcgccgcgaaccctgttttgcagaatttttcctaaactttgaaatgatgtatcttttgaaccgtaactcctttttaagtgccgtttgaacctacgtgaagccctaattgatgtctttccattgaatatgcttagtgtaactttgaatactcttggaatcttcttgcattggattttgttgacattggatatccggaattgattatgtcgtttaagttgatcatgtcgtttacgtggattgtgttgttcgagtcgattatgtcgttaagtgtgattgtgaatgtgtatcattgagtcacattcattgcattgtttgagacggccctagtggcaaatgtttgagacggcccttgtggcgaatgtttgagatggcccaatggcaattgtttgagacgggagttttactccaatggtaccacatgcatttgcattgttcgagttgcataagtaaagtcgtgtgatgagtcgtatttgaatatttgtggtgcataacatgaatgttatcttgtgtcgatttgatggttgtttcgttgagcatatgtgataaatgcctatgtatgccttaattgagattgatattattgttgttggtaaGATGTTAaatgatgtgaatagtagtaagtgatatatgttgagaagtggtgaccgatgtatgattatttctccgctttgaatattatcatacgcttctttataatgaatgatatctcaccccttctgtttgaatgttgccctccgttggtaacgtgcaggtaatgacgcggagtagtcgtgtacctatagctcgagtcggtgtgtgtcaatgctctgatacgtagcactcggggaaagttggattacttgtttacgtcttgtttcttgtgtttatccttgttgaactttgtccttatgttatgctaagacttgttagatgtattgagccgtgtttggccttgacattatgagttgtattgttgttgacttatgattttccgctgcgatgcaagtacttgattggctgacaatgattaatgattccgatattgttctcctacatgtgtgttatgtatctaagtgattgagcatgatatacgtatgcgatgtttgttgtttaaatgtgacgctccgaatcgCTATGTTCaatttgcttgaaattttgtactctaataTTCCTctttaattgcggggtagatttggggtgttacattagtggtatcagagcaggtcggtcttgtccgaccatgtgtcgtgtcgtagtgtagtctaacaagcGTATATTATTGtttgtgctgattgcttttgtgttgtagtgaagacttgtgatggctgggaggaatgatgctgcgatagctgctgctttggaagcaatggctcaagttTTGGAGAACCAACAGCATGGTGGAGAGAGtgatgcttctcggagtttggctaccttccaaagagagaaccctcctgtgtttaagggaacttatgatcctgatggcgctttgacatggcttaaggagattgagaggattttccgtgtcatggattgcacttctgaacagaaggttcggtatgggactcatatgctagcagttgaggcggatgattggtggctagagacccgtaggaggttggaagcgagtggtgaagagatctcttggattgtgtttcgcatggagttcttaaggaaggTGTTGAGTTGTTATCGGCCAGACAGTTTCGtttgttgatgaaagaagatgttcaagtgttcgcgttggttgcttcgatgtctgttgagaatcaggctgtaatagaaaggttgaaggtagtatgtgaatttcctgaagttttccctgatgaaattcctgatgtaccacctgagagagaagttgagttctctattggtcttgtacctggtactagacctgtgtctatggcaccgtataggatgtctgcatctgaattgtctgaattgaagaagcagttggaagaattgcttgagaagaggtttgtgagacctagtgtgtcgacgtggggagctccagtgttgttggttaagaagaaagatggaagtatgagactttgtattgattatcgtcagttgaataaggtgacaatcaagcacaagtatccacttccaagaattgatgacttgatggatcaattggttggtgctcgtgtgtttagcaagatcgatttgaggtcgggttaccatcagattaaagtgaaagatgaggatatgcagaagacggctttcagaacacgttatggacattatgagtattccgtgatgccctttggtgttactaatgcacctggagtatttatggagtacatgaaccgcatttttcatgagtatctggatcgttttgtggtggtgttcattgatgacattttgatttactctaaatcagaatcagatcatgctgagcatttgaagttggcattgcaagtcttgaaagagaagaagttgtatgctaagttatccaagtgtgagttttggttgaaggaagttagttttctggggcatgtcatttctggtgatggcattgctgtggatccgtctaaagttgatgcgtgttgagatgggatactcctaagtcggctaccgagattcgaagctttttgggactagctggttattatagaaggttcattgaaggtttctctaagttagcccttccgttgactaagttgacttgtaagggtaaggctttcgtgtgggatgtttcttgtgaagatagttttaccgagttgaagaaaaggttgacgtcggcactgatt is part of the Vicia villosa cultivar HV-30 ecotype Madison, WI linkage group LG2, Vvil1.0, whole genome shotgun sequence genome and encodes:
- the LOC131651690 gene encoding uncharacterized protein LOC131651690, with the translated sequence MADGDNIEDVNNQVHCDNNNNSGDDLKDSQKVADNENSMPSSQQEEDAVKKKYGGRLPKKPPLISKDHERAYFDSADWALGKQGAQKPKGPLEALRPKLQPTHQQARSRRSAYAPGDGSEVDGEDPSSADDVATEDVAGDKSDAAQDQSSH